A genome region from Bradyrhizobium commune includes the following:
- the xylA gene encoding xylose isomerase, which translates to MNASAKFFDTSAPVAFAGKDAGNTPAFRWYDKDRVVHGRRLEDHLRFAVCYWHSFCWPGGDPFGGETFLRPWHRGSDPMAMARAKADVAFELFRLLDVPFFTFHDVDAAPEGSSLAESVANLNAIADLFEAKMESAKVRLLWGTANLFTHRRYMAGAATNPDPDIFTYAAGQVRAALEVTHRLGGQNYVLWGGREGYETLLNTDLKRELDQLGRFVSLVVEHKHRIGFKGPILIEPKPKEPTKHQYDFDVATCYGFLARYDLLKDVKLNIEQNHAILAGHSFHHEVALAEALGVFGSLDINRGDDLLGWDTDQFAMNVGELALVFHEILNRGGFTSGGLNFDAKIRRQSIDPDDLIHAHVGSMDACARAFLAAADMLDAGALTAPLADRYGGWAGAEGRAILGGQRSLADLADRALGPGFDPQPRSGRQEYLESLVNRYV; encoded by the coding sequence GTGAATGCGTCAGCCAAATTCTTTGATACAAGCGCGCCCGTTGCCTTTGCCGGCAAGGATGCTGGAAACACCCCCGCCTTCCGCTGGTATGACAAGGACCGTGTTGTGCATGGCCGGCGGCTCGAAGATCATCTGCGCTTTGCAGTCTGCTACTGGCATTCGTTCTGCTGGCCGGGTGGCGATCCCTTCGGTGGCGAAACGTTTTTGCGGCCCTGGCACCGCGGCAGCGATCCGATGGCGATGGCGCGCGCCAAGGCCGATGTCGCCTTCGAGCTGTTCCGCCTGCTCGACGTGCCGTTCTTCACCTTCCACGACGTCGATGCCGCGCCGGAAGGCAGTTCGCTCGCGGAGTCCGTCGCCAATCTCAACGCGATCGCGGATCTCTTCGAGGCGAAGATGGAATCGGCAAAGGTTCGCCTGCTCTGGGGCACGGCAAATCTGTTCACGCATCGTCGCTACATGGCGGGCGCTGCGACCAATCCGGACCCCGACATCTTCACCTATGCCGCCGGCCAGGTCCGCGCCGCGCTGGAAGTGACGCACCGGCTCGGCGGCCAGAACTACGTGCTGTGGGGCGGCCGCGAGGGCTACGAGACGCTGCTCAACACCGATCTCAAGCGCGAGCTCGACCAGCTCGGCCGCTTCGTCTCGCTGGTGGTCGAGCACAAGCACAGAATCGGCTTCAAGGGCCCGATCCTGATCGAGCCGAAGCCGAAGGAACCGACCAAGCATCAATATGATTTCGACGTCGCCACCTGCTACGGCTTCCTCGCGCGCTATGATCTCTTGAAGGACGTCAAGCTCAACATCGAGCAGAACCACGCCATCCTCGCCGGCCACTCCTTCCACCACGAGGTTGCGCTGGCCGAGGCACTCGGCGTGTTTGGCTCGCTCGACATCAACCGCGGCGACGATCTGCTCGGCTGGGACACCGATCAGTTCGCGATGAACGTGGGCGAGCTGGCGCTGGTCTTCCACGAGATCCTGAACCGCGGCGGCTTCACCTCGGGCGGGCTCAATTTCGATGCCAAGATCCGCCGCCAGTCGATCGATCCCGACGATCTGATCCACGCTCATGTCGGCTCGATGGATGCCTGCGCGCGTGCGTTCCTCGCCGCTGCCGACATGCTCGATGCCGGCGCGCTCACCGCGCCGCTCGCCGATCGCTACGGCGGATGGGCCGGCGCCGAGGGCCGCGCCATTCTCGGTGGCCAGCGGTCGCTTGCCGATCTCGCCGATCGCGCGCTTGGCCCCGGCTTCGACCCGCAGCCGCGCTCGGGGCGGCAGGAATATCTGGAATCACTCGTCAACCGCTACGTCTGA
- a CDS encoding LacI family DNA-binding transcriptional regulator, producing the protein MAQETVQETVQETLSDALTTALTLKDIAREAGVSLATVDRVLHNRPGVRPDTVRRVQETIARNAFQPHVAAAELARGRARRFAFVMPSGPNPFMQQIEAYLGEMSAWLSARRLHVETVATDVFDPSVLAASLEALSGDYDGVAVVALDHPGVRAAINDLVDAGTRVVTLVSDVPSSRRHHYVGIDNIAAGRTAGALVGRLVGQKSGKVAIVAGSQGLRDHAERIFGFNQVMASEFPGLSVLPVLEGRDEDARSQQLLARLFGRHADIVGLYNVGAGTQGVANALSEAGRDKQMVFVGHDVTVLTRRLLLQGVMDAAISQNPGHEARAAVRVLLALARGEPILHEQEKIRIDIVMRDNLP; encoded by the coding sequence ATGGCCCAAGAGACCGTTCAAGAGACCGTTCAAGAGACGCTTTCCGACGCGCTCACCACGGCGCTGACGCTGAAGGACATCGCCCGCGAGGCGGGTGTCAGCCTCGCGACGGTCGATCGCGTCCTGCACAACCGTCCGGGCGTGCGGCCGGACACGGTCCGGCGCGTTCAGGAGACGATCGCGCGTAACGCCTTCCAGCCGCATGTGGCCGCCGCAGAGCTCGCCCGCGGCCGCGCCCGCCGCTTCGCCTTCGTGATGCCGTCCGGCCCCAATCCGTTCATGCAGCAGATCGAGGCCTATCTTGGCGAGATGTCGGCCTGGCTCTCGGCCCGCCGGCTCCATGTCGAGACGGTCGCAACCGACGTGTTCGATCCATCGGTGCTCGCAGCCTCGTTGGAGGCGCTGTCGGGCGATTACGACGGCGTTGCGGTCGTCGCGCTGGATCATCCCGGCGTTCGTGCCGCGATCAACGATCTCGTCGATGCCGGCACCAGGGTAGTGACGCTGGTCTCGGACGTGCCGTCGTCGCGGCGCCACCATTATGTCGGCATCGACAACATCGCAGCCGGCCGTACCGCCGGAGCGCTGGTCGGGCGGCTGGTCGGACAAAAATCCGGCAAGGTCGCGATCGTCGCGGGATCGCAGGGCCTGCGCGATCACGCCGAGCGCATTTTCGGTTTCAATCAGGTGATGGCCTCGGAATTTCCTGGTCTCAGCGTGCTGCCGGTGCTGGAAGGGCGCGACGAGGACGCGCGCTCGCAGCAGCTGCTGGCGCGGTTGTTTGGCAGGCATGCTGACATTGTCGGCCTTTATAACGTCGGCGCCGGCACACAGGGCGTGGCCAACGCGTTGAGCGAAGCCGGCCGCGACAAGCAAATGGTGTTCGTCGGGCACGACGTCACCGTGCTGACGCGCCGGCTGTTGTTGCAGGGTGTGATGGATGCCGCGATCTCGCAGAATCCGGGACATGAGGCGCGCGCCGCCGTGCGCGTGCTGCTCGCGCTCGCCCGTGGCGAGCCGATCCTGCACGAACAGGAGAAGATCAGGATCGACATCGTGATGCGGGACAATCTGCCTTAG
- a CDS encoding DUF3644 domain-containing protein — protein MRRPRYGYLVDKATQAAVAAIEVYNKPGFAYREETFAILMLNAWELLLKARVLKANRNKLRSIEVWEPKATKSGKSKRLAPKKNRAGNTMTIGVLPAANIVRGYTQDSIDDYAIENISLLMEVRDNAIHFHNVGRDLHKRVQEVGAAALRNFAFAAKKWFNCELSQYQFALMPVAFETPAGVIQTVFGDDTKGAAGKVAKLLADQERKFPFEAAKPFNVGVEVELKFVRNANAQAIPVMVSPNDPNAIRIMLTEEDILKRYPWDYRTLCKALKETPKFKENAEFHRLRKPLEDDPRFCRVRLLDPRNNKSSKQRFYSPTILAELVKHYT, from the coding sequence ATGCGCCGCCCTCGCTATGGATACCTCGTCGATAAGGCCACTCAAGCCGCGGTGGCCGCGATCGAGGTCTACAACAAACCCGGCTTTGCTTATCGCGAAGAGACGTTCGCGATCCTGATGCTCAATGCATGGGAGCTTCTGCTAAAGGCTCGTGTCTTAAAGGCCAATCGTAATAAGCTCCGCTCCATTGAAGTCTGGGAGCCGAAGGCAACGAAGTCGGGCAAGAGCAAACGGCTCGCTCCGAAGAAGAACCGCGCCGGCAACACTATGACTATCGGTGTACTCCCGGCAGCCAACATCGTTCGCGGCTACACTCAGGACTCGATCGACGATTACGCGATCGAAAATATATCGCTGCTCATGGAGGTCAGGGACAACGCGATACACTTCCACAACGTCGGCCGCGACTTGCATAAGCGCGTGCAGGAGGTCGGCGCAGCCGCTCTGCGAAACTTCGCCTTCGCTGCGAAGAAATGGTTCAATTGTGAGTTGTCGCAGTACCAATTCGCGCTGATGCCTGTCGCGTTCGAAACTCCGGCTGGCGTCATCCAAACCGTGTTCGGTGATGACACGAAGGGGGCGGCCGGCAAAGTCGCAAAGCTGTTGGCGGACCAGGAGCGAAAATTTCCCTTCGAAGCGGCCAAACCCTTCAATGTAGGTGTCGAGGTCGAGCTTAAGTTCGTCCGTAATGCGAATGCGCAAGCCATCCCTGTAATGGTTTCGCCAAATGACCCGAATGCCATTCGGATTATGCTCACCGAGGAGGATATACTGAAGCGATATCCTTGGGACTATCGCACTCTCTGCAAAGCGCTAAAGGAGACACCGAAGTTTAAGGAGAACGCGGAGTTTCATAGATTGCGTAAGCCGCTGGAGGACGACCCGCGGTTCTGTCGCGTGCGGCTACTCGATCCGCGGAACAACAAAAGCTCAAAGCAAAGATTTTACAGTCCCACGATCCTCGCGGAGCTTGTGAAACACTACACCTGA
- a CDS encoding Z1 domain-containing protein: MSSTKLLGRRQSFLPTSAATNIAVFFPTASLDCGKMGKRGRTLGVDIEHLRRIASERDRYESQLDRLKRAGKQTTSIEAAVSSATDTLASGTRSFVVYGEPQSGKTEMMICLTAKLLDDGHHVIIHLLNDSVQLLQQNLERFQRSNLSPSAKNFSDVIDPDYSLKTGFHVIFCKKNASDLAKLNQKMERIAKKVIIDDEADFATPNALINKGDVTRINALIQKLISDDGIYIGVTATPARLDLNNTFDNDNEKWVNFPPHGAYTGQDAFFPLDGNVDYSLRLLPDTDDSPKYLREAIFRFLVRVAALNLGSSADENYSMLIHTSGKKLDHKSDKKPVDDVMNALSDVHSKKFEDYAHQIGRIASSLYGDQQAERILGYIVRNSDQTTTIIMNSERDKNVDFKSATSPAAMFTFVIGGNIVSRGVTFDSLLSMFFTRDSKHKIQQDTYIQRARMFGSRKKHLPHFELTIPKQLYLDWHRCFVFHKLALEAIKTKKGSPVWLADQRIAAVASSSIDKANVMLDRGEMSFPIFDYSPDIELIMQANDPLEGLQRLQDKIGSDSLPSYLIEYVRRFLPNGAASIGLHASSTIENMKDADKEKIERRKGVFGQVTREHPNAIHHFKIFFNNRGKARLIYKFSGNITFMKNVKNA; this comes from the coding sequence ATGTCCAGTACGAAACTACTTGGACGCCGGCAGAGCTTCCTTCCCACATCGGCGGCAACCAATATTGCTGTATTTTTCCCGACCGCCAGTCTAGATTGTGGCAAAATGGGGAAGCGGGGCAGGACCTTGGGCGTCGATATCGAGCACCTACGGCGGATCGCGTCCGAACGCGACCGTTACGAAAGCCAACTCGATCGCTTGAAACGAGCGGGGAAGCAGACCACCAGCATTGAAGCTGCCGTTTCGAGCGCGACGGATACCCTAGCGTCAGGCACACGCTCGTTTGTCGTGTACGGTGAACCGCAAAGCGGAAAAACAGAGATGATGATCTGTTTGACCGCAAAACTCCTCGACGACGGGCACCACGTCATAATTCATCTGCTCAATGACAGCGTTCAGCTTCTTCAACAAAACCTAGAACGCTTCCAGCGATCGAACCTTTCACCCTCCGCGAAAAACTTCTCCGATGTAATCGATCCGGACTACTCGCTGAAGACCGGGTTCCATGTGATCTTCTGCAAAAAGAACGCAAGCGACCTAGCTAAACTCAATCAGAAGATGGAAAGGATCGCGAAAAAGGTAATCATCGATGATGAGGCCGATTTTGCGACTCCGAATGCGTTGATCAATAAAGGCGACGTCACCCGCATCAACGCTCTTATACAAAAGCTCATTTCCGACGACGGCATCTACATTGGCGTGACAGCAACGCCGGCCCGCCTCGACCTAAACAACACGTTCGATAACGACAACGAAAAGTGGGTCAATTTTCCGCCGCATGGCGCCTACACCGGGCAAGATGCTTTCTTCCCGCTGGACGGGAACGTAGACTATTCGCTGCGCCTGCTTCCCGACACGGACGACAGTCCAAAATACTTACGCGAAGCGATCTTCCGCTTCCTCGTAAGAGTTGCCGCGCTTAATTTGGGTTCCAGTGCGGACGAAAACTATTCGATGCTTATCCACACCTCGGGAAAAAAGCTCGATCATAAGTCCGATAAGAAGCCCGTTGACGACGTCATGAATGCGCTATCGGACGTCCATTCGAAGAAATTTGAGGATTACGCGCACCAAATTGGCCGGATAGCCTCGTCCCTCTACGGCGATCAACAGGCAGAGCGTATCCTCGGATACATCGTTCGCAACAGCGATCAGACCACGACTATAATAATGAACAGCGAACGCGACAAAAACGTCGACTTCAAGTCAGCAACGTCGCCTGCCGCCATGTTTACGTTCGTGATTGGCGGCAACATCGTCTCTCGCGGAGTGACGTTTGATAGCTTGCTTTCGATGTTTTTCACTCGCGATTCCAAGCACAAGATTCAACAAGACACCTACATTCAACGCGCACGGATGTTCGGCTCACGAAAGAAACATCTTCCCCATTTCGAGCTGACCATTCCGAAGCAGTTATATCTCGATTGGCATCGCTGTTTCGTTTTCCACAAGCTCGCGCTGGAAGCAATTAAGACAAAGAAGGGATCGCCGGTTTGGCTCGCAGACCAGCGCATCGCCGCTGTTGCATCTAGCAGCATCGACAAAGCCAACGTGATGCTTGATCGCGGCGAGATGTCATTTCCCATTTTTGACTATTCCCCTGACATCGAGCTGATTATGCAAGCAAATGACCCGCTCGAAGGGCTCCAGCGGTTGCAGGATAAGATTGGCTCCGACTCTCTGCCGAGCTACCTGATCGAATATGTCCGACGATTCCTCCCGAATGGAGCCGCATCGATTGGCCTGCACGCGTCGAGCACAATCGAAAACATGAAGGATGCGGACAAGGAAAAAATCGAGCGTCGCAAAGGCGTCTTCGGACAGGTTACGCGTGAACATCCCAACGCGATCCACCATTTCAAGATTTTCTTCAACAATCGTGGAAAAGCTCGACTGATCTACAAATTTAGCGGCAACATCACTTTCATGAAGAACGTAAAAAATGCTTGA
- a CDS encoding alpha/beta fold hydrolase, whose amino-acid sequence MSGPTQRTIKANGITLNVAEQGKGPMVLLCHGFPEGWYSWRHQLEALAAAGYHAVAPDMRGYGKSDRPEAIDQYTILHMVGDLVGVLDAFEVKDAVIVGHDWGATIAWHTARLRPDRFRAAAILSVPYRPRSPVPPTSVMPQTADAQFYQLYFQEPGVAEAEFERDPRATLGAMLFGASGEGAMAIRANAESAGRTAGVGMVSRKDGMLPKVPVPLPSWLSAADLDYYGAEFARSGFRGPLNYYRNIDRSWELMGAFEGVKVVVPALFIAGDHDLVIAFPGAAEHLANMKQFVPQLREIKMLPGCGHWTQQERPAEVNEAIVEFLRSLPG is encoded by the coding sequence ATGAGCGGGCCGACGCAACGGACGATCAAAGCCAACGGAATTACCCTCAACGTCGCGGAGCAGGGCAAGGGGCCGATGGTGCTGCTCTGCCATGGCTTTCCGGAAGGCTGGTACTCCTGGCGCCACCAGCTCGAGGCGCTGGCGGCGGCCGGCTACCACGCGGTTGCGCCCGACATGCGCGGCTATGGCAAGAGCGACCGGCCCGAGGCGATCGACCAGTACACGATCCTGCACATGGTCGGCGATCTCGTCGGCGTGCTCGACGCCTTCGAGGTGAAGGACGCCGTCATCGTCGGCCATGACTGGGGCGCGACGATCGCCTGGCACACGGCACGACTGCGGCCCGACCGTTTCCGCGCCGCCGCCATCCTCAGCGTCCCCTATCGCCCGCGCAGTCCGGTGCCGCCGACCAGCGTCATGCCGCAGACGGCGGATGCGCAATTCTACCAGCTGTATTTCCAGGAGCCGGGCGTAGCCGAGGCGGAGTTCGAGCGCGATCCGCGCGCAACGCTCGGCGCCATGCTGTTTGGCGCTTCCGGCGAAGGGGCAATGGCGATCCGCGCCAATGCCGAGAGCGCCGGCAGGACCGCCGGCGTCGGCATGGTCTCACGCAAGGACGGCATGTTGCCGAAGGTCCCAGTGCCGCTGCCATCCTGGCTGAGCGCGGCCGACCTCGACTATTACGGCGCCGAATTTGCCCGCAGCGGTTTCCGCGGGCCGCTCAACTACTACCGCAACATCGACCGCAGCTGGGAGCTGATGGGGGCCTTCGAGGGCGTCAAGGTTGTCGTGCCCGCGCTCTTCATCGCCGGCGACCACGACCTGGTCATCGCCTTCCCCGGCGCCGCCGAGCACCTCGCCAACATGAAGCAGTTTGTGCCGCAGCTGCGCGAGATCAAGATGCTGCCAGGCTGCGGACACTGGACGCAGCAGGAGCGGCCGGCCGAGGTGAATGAGGCGATCGTGGAGTTTTTGCGGAGCCTGCCTGGCTAG
- the xylB gene encoding xylulokinase: protein MYLGLDIGTSGVKAVLVSEAGAIVATAARELALSHPAPLWSEQDPDSWVDAATGAVDDLASGHPREVAQVRGIGLSGQMHGATLLGEDGRPLRPAILWNDGRSHAECVELERRCPSLHAIAGNLAMPGFTAPKLLWVARHEPGIFERVAKVLLPKAYVRYRLTGEMVEDMSDAAGTLWLDVGRRRWSAELLNATGLDPRHMPRLVEGSEVSATLARVYAQRWGMAKDVVVAGGAGDNAASAIGLGAIAPGDAFLSLGTSGVVFRVTDRFAPAPASAVHAFCHALPGLWHQMGVMLSAAASLAWLAGVMEMPAAALLVPLGERADGPSPIKFLPYLDGERTPHNDAAASGAFVGLRGATGRNQIVQAVLEGVAFAARDNLAALSAASGPITEVDLVGGGSRSSLWAQICADVLGIPVHRVEEGEVGAALGAARLGRLAATGEDPAQVCTRPRRLASFVPRASVTSAYDDAYRRWRELYPALKEIA, encoded by the coding sequence GTGTATCTCGGACTGGACATCGGCACCTCCGGTGTGAAGGCGGTGCTCGTGAGCGAAGCCGGCGCGATCGTTGCGACGGCGGCGCGCGAGCTCGCGCTGTCGCATCCCGCGCCGCTGTGGTCAGAGCAGGATCCCGATTCCTGGGTCGATGCGGCGACCGGTGCGGTCGACGATCTCGCAAGCGGCCATCCACGCGAGGTGGCGCAGGTGCGCGGCATCGGGCTGTCCGGCCAGATGCATGGCGCGACGTTGCTTGGCGAAGACGGACGGCCGCTGCGGCCGGCGATCCTCTGGAACGATGGCCGCTCGCACGCCGAATGTGTCGAGCTGGAGCGGCGCTGCCCCTCGCTGCACGCCATTGCCGGCAATCTGGCGATGCCCGGCTTCACCGCGCCAAAGCTGCTTTGGGTGGCGCGGCATGAGCCCGGCATCTTCGAGCGTGTCGCAAAAGTGCTGCTGCCGAAAGCCTATGTGCGCTATCGCCTCACCGGCGAGATGGTCGAGGACATGTCGGACGCCGCCGGGACGTTGTGGCTCGATGTTGGTCGGCGCCGCTGGTCGGCGGAGCTGCTCAATGCCACCGGGCTCGATCCCCGCCACATGCCGCGCCTCGTCGAAGGCAGCGAAGTCAGCGCGACGCTTGCACGGGTATACGCGCAGCGCTGGGGCATGGCGAAGGATGTCGTCGTTGCCGGCGGTGCCGGCGACAATGCGGCGAGTGCGATCGGGCTCGGCGCCATCGCACCCGGTGACGCCTTCCTGTCCCTCGGCACCTCCGGCGTGGTGTTTCGCGTCACCGATCGCTTCGCGCCGGCGCCGGCTTCGGCCGTGCATGCCTTCTGCCACGCGCTGCCGGGCCTCTGGCACCAGATGGGCGTGATGCTCTCGGCTGCGGCCTCGCTCGCCTGGCTCGCGGGCGTGATGGAGATGCCGGCCGCCGCCTTGCTGGTGCCGCTCGGCGAGCGCGCCGATGGGCCGAGCCCGATCAAGTTCTTGCCCTATCTCGACGGCGAGCGCACGCCGCATAACGATGCTGCCGCGAGCGGCGCCTTCGTGGGCTTGCGTGGCGCGACCGGGCGCAACCAGATCGTCCAGGCCGTGCTCGAAGGCGTCGCCTTCGCCGCCCGTGACAATCTGGCTGCGCTGAGTGCCGCGAGCGGCCCGATCACTGAAGTCGATCTGGTCGGCGGCGGTTCGCGCTCGTCGCTTTGGGCGCAGATTTGCGCCGACGTGCTCGGCATTCCCGTTCACCGCGTCGAGGAAGGCGAGGTAGGTGCGGCGCTCGGCGCTGCGCGGCTCGGCCGGCTCGCCGCTACCGGCGAAGATCCGGCGCAAGTCTGCACCCGTCCCCGACGGCTCGCGAGTTTCGTGCCCCGTGCATCGGTCACCTCCGCCTACGACGACGCCTATCGCCGCTGGCGCGAGCTTTATCCTGCGTTGAAGGAGATCGCTTAA
- a CDS encoding GNAT family N-acetyltransferase — protein MSLIVRDATLEDAEDILAIYNHAAINTTAVWTDGPADLTSRRDWLSARQQAGYPVLVAMKGRDVVGFASFGDFRSFPGYRHTVENSVYVDERYRRAGIGRSLVAALIERATALNKHVMVAGIEASNTGSIGLHASLGFTEVARMPEVGCKFGRWLDLVLMQKQIASGVRP, from the coding sequence ATGTCGCTGATCGTACGGGATGCCACGCTGGAGGATGCGGAAGACATCCTCGCCATCTACAATCACGCCGCGATCAACACCACGGCGGTGTGGACCGACGGGCCGGCGGATCTCACCTCGCGGCGCGACTGGCTCTCGGCACGTCAGCAGGCGGGCTATCCCGTGCTCGTCGCGATGAAGGGCAGGGATGTCGTCGGCTTCGCCTCGTTCGGCGATTTCCGTTCCTTTCCCGGCTATCGCCACACCGTGGAGAATTCGGTCTATGTCGATGAGCGCTATCGCAGGGCAGGGATCGGCCGCAGTCTCGTTGCCGCGCTGATCGAGCGTGCCACCGCGCTCAACAAGCATGTCATGGTCGCGGGCATCGAGGCCTCCAACACCGGCTCGATCGGGCTCCACGCTTCGCTTGGTTTCACCGAAGTCGCGCGCATGCCGGAGGTCGGCTGCAAGTTTGGCCGCTGGCTCGATCTCGTCCTCATGCAGAAGCAGATCGCAAGTGGTGTGAGACCCTGA
- a CDS encoding GNAT family N-acetyltransferase, whose protein sequence is MQIRIGDTFDPRVVALLDHHVAAARAQTAPGSAHALDLAGLRASDVAFWTGWDGETLVATGALKTLSVDHGEVKSMHTLQTTRRRGFGGEMLRHIIAEARARGMTRLSLETGSWDYFKPAHALYEAHGFVPCSPFEGYVEDRNSLFLTLDLSRG, encoded by the coding sequence ATGCAGATCCGGATCGGCGATACCTTCGATCCGCGCGTGGTCGCGCTGCTCGATCATCACGTCGCGGCGGCGCGGGCGCAGACCGCGCCAGGCAGCGCGCATGCGCTCGATCTCGCAGGCCTTCGCGCCAGCGACGTCGCGTTCTGGACCGGCTGGGACGGCGAGACACTGGTCGCGACCGGTGCGCTGAAGACGCTCTCGGTCGATCATGGCGAGGTCAAGTCGATGCACACGCTCCAGACCACGCGCCGGCGCGGCTTTGGTGGCGAGATGCTCCGCCACATCATTGCCGAGGCGCGTGCGCGCGGCATGACGCGGCTCAGCCTCGAGACCGGCTCATGGGACTATTTCAAGCCGGCGCATGCGCTCTACGAGGCGCATGGCTTCGTGCCGTGCAGTCCGTTCGAGGGCTATGTCGAGGATCGCAACAGCCTGTTCCTGACACTGGATCTGAGCCGTGGTTGA
- a CDS encoding helix-turn-helix domain-containing protein — MDQQKLDRAIGRRLKTLRTQAGMTLNELASRSGVSRAMIGRVERAQSSGTAALLNKLCAALDVTLSDVVALSEKPPERLTRLADQPQWRDPDSGYRRRHASPADAASGIEIIVVDLPAGARVSYSPWGRNAFTQQLLMLEGAVCVHIDAKAVRLREGDCLDFDVMRSVTFENETKQDAHYVIITRRGTSYGKM, encoded by the coding sequence ATGGACCAGCAGAAACTCGACAGGGCGATCGGACGCCGATTGAAGACGCTGAGGACGCAGGCCGGCATGACCTTGAACGAACTCGCTAGCCGCTCCGGCGTCAGCCGGGCCATGATCGGGCGGGTGGAGCGGGCGCAGAGCAGCGGGACTGCCGCGCTGCTCAACAAGCTCTGCGCGGCGCTCGACGTCACGCTGAGCGACGTGGTCGCGCTGTCGGAGAAGCCGCCGGAGCGGCTGACGCGGCTCGCCGACCAGCCGCAATGGCGCGATCCCGACAGCGGCTATCGGCGGCGTCATGCCTCACCCGCCGACGCGGCCAGCGGCATCGAGATCATCGTCGTCGATCTGCCGGCCGGCGCGCGCGTGTCCTACAGCCCCTGGGGCCGCAACGCCTTCACCCAGCAGCTATTGATGCTGGAGGGCGCGGTCTGCGTCCATATCGATGCCAAGGCGGTGCGGCTGCGTGAAGGCGACTGCCTCGACTTCGATGTGATGCGCTCGGTGACCTTTGAGAACGAAACCAAGCAGGACGCGCATTACGTCATCATCACGCGGCGCGGAACGTCATACGGGAAAATGTGA